CATCGATATAAGTCGTATCCTCCCCGGCGTCATGGTCAAACGCGCCCTCAAGGTCCTGAACCCCCTCGCCGGCTGCTGCCCCCCCGGCGTTCCCCCCGGGGAAGTCCCCGCGGTCGCCGACTGGGTGCCGGTCCTCAAGGCGCTCGCCGACGAGACCCGGCTGCAGATCCTGGCCCGCCTCCTCCGCAAGTCGGACGCCATGTGCGTCTGCGACATCGAGTCGGGTTTCGACCTCTCCCAGCCGACGATCTCGCACCACCTCAGGCTGCTGAAGGACGCCGGACTCGTTGCGGCCGAGCGCCGCGGGACCTGGGTTCACTACACCCCCAACCGCGAGGCGGTCTCCCGCCTCGCGCGTTTCCTTTCGAAGGAGCTGGACGATGTCCTCTGAGATCCGCGACGTGGTGAAGCAGAAGTACGGCGAGGCCGCCCTCAACGTGATCAACGGTGGAAAGAAGGGGGGGTGCTGCGGCTCGGCCGCGGAGCTCGCCGACTGGAGCGCGGTCGACCCGATCACCCGGAACCTCTACGAGGACCACCAGGTGCAGGGGCTCCCCGAGGAGGCCCTCCTCGCGTCGCTCGGGTGCGGGAACCCCACCGCCCTCGCGCAGCTCCACCCCGGCGAGGTCGTCCTCGACCTCGGCTCCGGAGGCGGCATCGACGTGTTGCTCTCCGCGCAGCGCGTCGGCCCGACCGGCAGGGCCTACGGCCTCGACATGACCGACGAGATGCTGCAGCTCGCCCGCGAGAACCAGCGCAAGGCCGGTGCGACGAACGTCGAGTTCCTGAAGGGACACATCGAGGAGATCCCGCTTCCCGACAACTCGGTGGACGTCATCATCTCGAACTGCGTGATCAACCTCTCCGGCGACAAGGACAAGGTCCTGCGCGAGGCCTTCCGCGTCCTCAAGCCGGGCGGCCGCTTCGCCGTTTCCGACGTCGTCCTCGAGCGGGAGCTCCCCGTCGAGG
This sequence is a window from Candidatus Polarisedimenticolaceae bacterium. Protein-coding genes within it:
- a CDS encoding arsenite methyltransferase; its protein translation is MSSEIRDVVKQKYGEAALNVINGGKKGGCCGSAAELADWSAVDPITRNLYEDHQVQGLPEEALLASLGCGNPTALAQLHPGEVVLDLGSGGGIDVLLSAQRVGPTGRAYGLDMTDEMLQLARENQRKAGATNVEFLKGHIEEIPLPDNSVDVIISNCVINLSGDKDKVLREAFRVLKPGGRFAVSDVVLERELPVEVQRSVALWTGCVAGALVRADYKAKLEAAGFETPEFQTTRTYGREDAEQMAAWVPADQGGPAAVMDHLDTLDGAVISAFIRARKPAATGA
- a CDS encoding metalloregulator ArsR/SmtB family transcription factor translates to MVKRALKVLNPLAGCCPPGVPPGEVPAVADWVPVLKALADETRLQILARLLRKSDAMCVCDIESGFDLSQPTISHHLRLLKDAGLVAAERRGTWVHYTPNREAVSRLARFLSKELDDVL